A window of Christiangramia forsetii KT0803 contains these coding sequences:
- a CDS encoding DUF5916 domain-containing protein: MNFIKSVFLVFIFSFFQLHSQTSANKKPELEVSFAKRTYSTTSVKNLDPIKIDGLIEDSAWNSVDWTSNFIEWEPDNSTPPSQQTKMKIVYDEKNLYVAFRCYESNPENIVQRMGRRDDFPGDWIELNIDSYNDDRTAFSFTTSVSGVKGDEFVSNNGNNWDSSWNPIWYVKTNIDDEGWTAELRIPLSQLRFSNAKDQVWGIQATRRYFSKEERSTWQPIPANPAGWVSSFGELRGLKDLEPQKQLEIQPYSVTKYKTYEEEPGNPYRDGKDGELTAGLDAKIGITNDLTLDLTINPDFGQVDADPGAVSLDGFEIFFQERRPFFVENKNIFDYRFGNSQDNLFFSRRIGRSPQGRAVGPGVVYADTPNNTTILGAAKFSGKTENGWTIGILESVTAKEYADVTNENGEESEVLVEPLTNYLVGRVQKDFNDRNSYIGTMFTATHRNIEEDLGFLHTQALSGGLDFKHNWKERTFYFEGNAVLSHVRGSEEAILNTQNSIVHLFQRVDADHVELDPNKTSLTGTGGRFEIGKGGGGKWRYNAGGKWISPELETNDIGFLRQADDIRQYIGVRRLFNESTNWFRRASIGVEQSSAFDFEGNYNRMQYELGAFINYKNNWWSEGGAAHKPRIFVNSFLRGGPRWRFNEENFWYLFSGTDQRKKLSFRLGYVHSQAKQDAFSLRRYVVGTKYQPLNSLNLSLDLEYEENPSKTQYIAERSFSNSARYILGDIDQETLSATLRVNYSINPNLSIQYYGQPFIFKADYSNLNYVLDPTAKDLNKRVSWYDSDQISFENDSYLIDENRDAVTDYTINNPDFAFVQFRSNLVARWEYIPGSEIFFVWSQGVTGLGDVNNKFSAIVDNQLLRQRPQNTFLIKATYRFIL, translated from the coding sequence ATGAATTTCATCAAATCAGTATTTCTTGTATTTATTTTCTCTTTTTTTCAGCTGCATTCCCAAACTTCAGCAAATAAAAAACCTGAGCTGGAGGTGAGTTTTGCTAAAAGAACTTACAGCACAACCTCGGTTAAGAATTTAGATCCCATTAAAATTGACGGGCTTATTGAAGATTCGGCTTGGAATTCGGTGGATTGGACTTCAAATTTTATTGAATGGGAGCCAGATAATAGTACACCTCCAAGTCAGCAAACAAAAATGAAGATTGTTTATGATGAAAAGAATCTTTATGTCGCTTTTCGCTGCTATGAATCTAATCCTGAAAATATAGTTCAACGAATGGGCAGAAGGGATGACTTTCCCGGAGACTGGATTGAACTAAATATTGATAGTTATAATGATGATCGAACCGCATTTTCGTTTACAACTTCTGTGAGTGGTGTAAAGGGGGATGAATTTGTATCAAATAATGGTAATAACTGGGATAGTAGCTGGAATCCTATCTGGTACGTAAAAACAAATATAGACGATGAGGGCTGGACCGCTGAACTAAGAATCCCTCTTAGTCAGCTTAGGTTTAGTAATGCAAAAGACCAGGTTTGGGGAATTCAAGCTACCAGAAGATATTTTAGTAAAGAAGAACGATCTACCTGGCAACCTATTCCGGCAAATCCCGCCGGCTGGGTAAGTTCCTTTGGTGAACTTAGGGGGTTAAAAGATTTAGAGCCTCAAAAGCAATTGGAGATTCAGCCTTATTCAGTAACAAAATATAAAACCTATGAAGAGGAACCAGGTAATCCTTACAGAGATGGGAAAGACGGAGAATTGACTGCGGGTCTGGATGCGAAAATTGGAATCACCAACGACCTTACTTTAGACCTTACTATTAATCCTGATTTTGGACAGGTAGATGCCGATCCGGGTGCTGTTTCTCTTGATGGATTCGAGATTTTCTTTCAGGAGAGAAGACCATTCTTTGTAGAAAACAAGAACATTTTTGATTATAGATTCGGGAATTCGCAGGACAATCTTTTCTTTTCCAGAAGGATTGGGAGATCGCCACAGGGCAGAGCAGTGGGGCCGGGTGTAGTATATGCTGATACGCCAAATAACACTACAATACTTGGCGCTGCAAAATTTAGCGGAAAAACCGAAAATGGATGGACAATAGGTATTCTGGAATCTGTAACCGCCAAAGAATATGCTGATGTAACCAATGAGAATGGAGAAGAAAGTGAAGTTCTTGTAGAGCCTTTGACCAACTATCTCGTTGGTCGGGTTCAAAAAGATTTTAACGACAGGAATAGTTATATAGGGACTATGTTTACTGCTACTCATAGAAATATTGAGGAAGATTTAGGTTTTTTACATACTCAGGCACTATCTGGAGGCCTGGATTTTAAACACAACTGGAAAGAAAGAACATTCTACTTTGAAGGAAATGCTGTTTTAAGCCATGTTCGGGGTAGTGAGGAAGCGATTCTGAATACTCAAAATTCTATTGTGCATTTATTTCAGAGAGTGGATGCAGATCATGTAGAATTAGATCCTAATAAAACATCCCTTACAGGAACCGGTGGTAGATTTGAAATTGGAAAAGGTGGCGGCGGGAAATGGCGTTATAATGCCGGTGGTAAATGGATCTCCCCGGAATTGGAGACCAATGATATTGGATTTTTACGTCAGGCAGATGACATACGTCAATACATAGGAGTGAGAAGGCTTTTTAATGAGTCTACCAATTGGTTTAGAAGGGCCAGTATAGGTGTTGAGCAATCCAGTGCTTTTGATTTTGAAGGAAATTATAACCGGATGCAATATGAACTAGGAGCATTTATCAATTATAAAAATAACTGGTGGAGTGAAGGTGGAGCTGCTCATAAACCCAGAATTTTTGTCAACTCGTTTTTAAGGGGAGGTCCGCGATGGAGGTTTAATGAAGAGAATTTCTGGTATCTTTTTTCGGGAACCGATCAGAGGAAAAAGCTAAGTTTCAGGCTTGGATATGTTCATTCACAGGCCAAACAGGATGCCTTTAGTCTAAGGAGGTATGTGGTTGGAACAAAATACCAGCCTTTAAATTCCCTGAATCTTTCTTTAGATCTGGAGTATGAGGAGAATCCCAGCAAAACACAATATATAGCAGAAAGATCATTTAGCAATTCTGCCCGTTATATATTAGGGGACATAGATCAGGAGACATTAAGCGCTACATTGAGGGTGAATTACAGTATTAATCCCAATCTGTCTATTCAATATTACGGGCAGCCATTTATATTTAAAGCAGATTATTCAAATTTAAACTACGTGTTAGATCCTACTGCAAAAGATTTGAATAAAAGGGTTTCGTGGTATGATAGCGATCAAATTTCTTTTGAAAACGATTCTTATTTGATTGATGAAAACAGGGATGCTGTGACAGATTACACTATTAACAATCCAGATTTTGCTTTTGTGCAATTCCGGTCGAATCTCGTAGCTCGTTGGGAATATATTCCCGGATCTGAAATTTTCTTCGTGTGGTCGCAAGGAGTGACCGGTTTGGGTGATGTGAACAATAAATTCAGTGCGATCGTAGATAATCAACTTTTAAGACAACGACCACAGAATACCTTTTTAATAAAAGCGACCTATAGATTTATATTATAA